A stretch of Amycolatopsis balhimycina FH 1894 DNA encodes these proteins:
- a CDS encoding TetR/AcrR family transcriptional regulator, with amino-acid sequence MLVWERPEPPDRPVPASLSRERIVGAAIRLADADGLDAVSLRKVAAALDVGPMRLYGYIATKEELLDLMVDAVYAEIRPVGDGWREVLCSLAEATRKAAHRHEWLADLLGGRPQLGPNTMAGGEAVLAAMDGVDLDTVVPGVAAVTAYVTGAVRREITERRAERVSGMDKRQWQATFGPYLERTFATGRFPALATMVRDGPHLDADQTFRIGLGFVLDGIAARISKRVQ; translated from the coding sequence ATGTTGGTGTGGGAGCGGCCGGAGCCGCCGGATCGGCCGGTACCGGCCTCGCTGAGCCGCGAGCGGATCGTCGGGGCGGCGATCCGGCTGGCCGACGCGGACGGCCTGGACGCGGTGTCGCTACGCAAGGTCGCCGCCGCGCTGGACGTCGGCCCGATGCGGCTGTACGGCTACATCGCCACCAAGGAAGAGCTGCTCGACCTGATGGTCGACGCGGTCTACGCCGAGATCCGGCCGGTCGGCGACGGGTGGCGGGAGGTGCTGTGTTCCCTCGCCGAAGCCACCCGGAAAGCGGCGCACCGGCACGAATGGCTCGCCGACCTGCTCGGCGGCCGGCCGCAGCTCGGGCCGAACACCATGGCCGGGGGAGAGGCGGTGCTGGCCGCGATGGACGGCGTCGACCTGGACACGGTCGTGCCGGGGGTCGCCGCGGTCACCGCGTACGTGACCGGCGCGGTACGCCGCGAGATCACCGAACGGCGTGCCGAGCGGGTCTCCGGGATGGACAAGAGGCAGTGGCAGGCCACCTTCGGGCCCTATCTGGAGCGGACCTTCGCCACCGGCAGGTTCCCGGCGCTGGCCACGATGGTGCGCGACGGCCCCCACCTGGACGCCGACCAGACCTTCCGCATCGGCCTCGGCTTCGTCCTCGACGGCATCGCGGCCCGCATCTCAAAGCGCGTTCAGTAG
- the cobA gene encoding uroporphyrinogen-III C-methyltransferase — MDDPHYLSGLQLTGRRVVMIGGGTVAQRRLPRLISAGARVELVSPHTTPSVQGMVDAGELVWHERPYAEGDLRAAWYALACTNDPDVNAAVCAEAERERVFCVRADEGESGSAVTPASGRHGGLLFGVLSGGEPLRSAAVRDSMLDGLHNGTIEDGRRPHPEGSLPGVALVGGGPGDPELITVRGRRLLSRADVVVVDRLAPRELLGELAPEVEIVDAAKIPYGRAASQDVINSTLIERAKEGKFVVRLKGGDPYLFGRGFEEVLACAEAGVPVTMVPGITSAFAVPAAADVPVTHRGVAHEVVVVSGHVAPGDDRSLVDWDLLARMRGTIVLMMGVERLPQFAKALLDGGRPADTPVAIVEDGTMRTQRTLRSTLDKVAADAAAASVRPPAVIVIGPVAALAPADHT, encoded by the coding sequence ATGGACGACCCGCACTACCTCTCCGGCCTCCAGCTCACCGGCCGCCGCGTCGTGATGATCGGCGGCGGCACCGTGGCCCAACGCCGGCTGCCCCGGCTGATCAGCGCGGGGGCCCGCGTCGAACTGGTGTCGCCGCACACCACGCCGTCGGTGCAGGGAATGGTGGACGCGGGCGAGCTGGTCTGGCACGAACGCCCTTACGCCGAGGGCGATCTTCGCGCTGCTTGGTACGCGCTGGCCTGCACGAACGACCCAGACGTGAACGCGGCCGTCTGTGCCGAGGCCGAGCGCGAGCGGGTGTTCTGCGTCCGCGCCGACGAAGGCGAGTCGGGCAGCGCGGTGACCCCGGCGTCCGGGCGGCACGGTGGCCTGCTGTTCGGCGTCCTCTCCGGCGGCGAGCCGCTGCGCTCGGCCGCGGTCCGCGACTCGATGCTCGACGGCCTGCACAACGGCACGATCGAGGACGGCCGCCGGCCCCACCCGGAGGGCAGCCTGCCCGGGGTCGCGCTGGTCGGCGGCGGCCCGGGCGACCCGGAGCTGATCACGGTCCGCGGACGGCGGCTCCTGTCGCGCGCGGACGTCGTCGTGGTCGACCGGCTGGCACCGCGCGAGCTGCTCGGCGAACTCGCGCCGGAGGTGGAGATCGTCGACGCGGCGAAGATCCCGTACGGCCGCGCGGCCAGCCAGGACGTCATCAACAGCACGCTCATCGAGCGCGCCAAGGAGGGCAAGTTCGTCGTCCGGCTCAAGGGCGGCGACCCGTACCTGTTCGGCCGCGGCTTCGAAGAGGTGCTGGCCTGCGCCGAAGCGGGCGTCCCGGTGACGATGGTCCCGGGCATCACGAGCGCGTTCGCGGTGCCCGCGGCCGCCGACGTCCCGGTGACCCACCGCGGCGTCGCCCACGAGGTGGTGGTGGTCTCCGGCCACGTCGCCCCCGGCGACGACCGGTCCCTGGTCGACTGGGACCTGCTGGCCCGGATGCGCGGCACGATCGTGCTGATGATGGGCGTGGAGCGGCTCCCGCAGTTCGCGAAGGCCCTCCTGGACGGCGGCCGCCCGGCGGACACCCCGGTGGCGATCGTCGAGGACGGCACGATGCGCACCCAGCGCACCCTCCGGTCCACATTGGACAAGGTGGCGGCGGACGCGGCGGCCGCGTCCGTCCGCCCACCCGCGGTGATCGTGATCGGCCCGGTCGCCGCACTGGCCCCTGCTGATCACACGTGA
- a CDS encoding FAD-dependent oxidoreductase, with product MTIAIVGGGMGGLTLARVLHVNGIEAVVYERDSSRTARDQGSMLDIHSGQRALREAGLLEEFFAIARGEGQDMRLLEPDGTLLHQEDTPDDAPLLRPEVDRADLRDLLLDSLPEDTVRWGHVFKSAGDGRLHFADGSSAPYDLLVGADGAQSRVRPLLTDVRPAPIGKNVVEIGIPDIDRTHPDLAAMVGRGTYWVVGNGISLAAQRNGDGRVRIGVSFTNTAEDWFATSGIPFDDPAAARARLIELLPGWDPRITALIAACDDRVVPRSMTTLPAGLTWPSRPDVTLLGDAAHLMPAVGEGANMAMLDGASLGLALAAHPDDFATAVEEYEREMFERAGAAARRSEDMHELMMSPDAARKLQAFFQPS from the coding sequence ATGACGATCGCCATCGTCGGCGGCGGGATGGGCGGCCTGACCCTCGCCCGGGTGCTGCACGTGAACGGCATCGAAGCCGTCGTGTACGAACGGGACTCTTCGCGTACCGCTCGCGATCAGGGCAGCATGCTCGACATCCACTCCGGGCAGCGGGCACTGCGCGAGGCCGGTCTGCTCGAGGAGTTCTTCGCGATCGCCCGCGGCGAGGGCCAGGACATGCGGCTGCTCGAGCCGGACGGCACCCTGCTGCACCAGGAGGACACGCCCGACGACGCCCCGCTCTTGCGCCCGGAGGTGGACCGCGCCGATCTGCGCGACCTGCTGCTGGACTCTCTTCCCGAGGACACGGTGCGCTGGGGGCACGTGTTCAAGTCCGCCGGCGACGGCCGGCTGCACTTCGCCGACGGGAGCAGTGCGCCGTACGACCTGCTGGTCGGCGCGGACGGCGCGCAGTCCCGGGTCCGCCCGCTGCTCACCGACGTCCGCCCGGCACCCATCGGCAAGAACGTCGTCGAGATCGGCATCCCGGACATCGACCGCACGCACCCGGACCTGGCGGCGATGGTCGGGCGCGGCACCTACTGGGTGGTGGGCAACGGAATTTCCCTGGCGGCGCAACGCAACGGCGACGGCCGCGTCCGCATCGGCGTCAGCTTCACCAACACCGCCGAAGACTGGTTCGCCACCAGCGGGATCCCCTTCGACGACCCGGCCGCCGCCCGGGCGCGGCTGATCGAACTGCTCCCGGGCTGGGACCCGCGGATCACGGCGCTGATCGCCGCCTGCGACGACCGGGTCGTGCCACGGTCGATGACCACGCTCCCGGCCGGCCTGACCTGGCCGTCGAGGCCGGACGTCACGCTGCTCGGCGACGCCGCGCACCTGATGCCGGCGGTGGGAGAAGGCGCGAACATGGCAATGCTCGACGGCGCCTCACTCGGCCTGGCCCTCGCCGCGCACCCGGACGACTTCGCCACCGCCGTCGAAGAGTACGAACGCGAGATGTTCGAACGCGCCGGCGCCGCCGCCCGCAGGTCCGAGGACATGCACGAACTCATGATGTCCCCGGACGCCGCCCGGAAACTGCAGGCGTTCTTCCAGCCGAGCTGA